In Acidovorax sp. 106, the following proteins share a genomic window:
- a CDS encoding PolC-type DNA polymerase III gives MLPIAVIDFETTGMSPGQGARATEVAIVLLESGKVVDRFQSLMKTGAWIPPFITELTGITNAMVQEAPEAASVMRDAARFVGDAPMVAHNASFDSKFWQAELALADTPAPQPFACTVLLSRRLYPQAPTHKLGPLVQHLGLPRAQRAHRALADAEMAAALLARMQHDLATQWQVPAADFALLQGLQRCALKALPQWLQRQAKAMPPTAPTTTAAQASPQQMCLLFN, from the coding sequence ATGCTTCCCATCGCCGTCATCGACTTTGAAACCACCGGTATGTCGCCCGGCCAGGGCGCGCGTGCCACCGAGGTGGCCATCGTTTTGTTGGAAAGCGGAAAAGTGGTGGACCGCTTCCAAAGCCTGATGAAGACGGGGGCATGGATACCGCCCTTCATCACCGAGCTGACGGGCATCACCAACGCCATGGTGCAGGAGGCACCGGAGGCCGCCAGCGTGATGCGCGATGCGGCACGGTTTGTGGGCGATGCGCCCATGGTGGCGCACAACGCGTCGTTCGACAGCAAGTTCTGGCAGGCCGAGCTGGCCCTGGCCGACACGCCCGCACCGCAGCCCTTTGCCTGCACCGTGCTGCTGTCGCGCCGCCTGTACCCCCAGGCGCCCACCCACAAGCTGGGGCCGCTGGTGCAGCACCTGGGCCTGCCGCGCGCGCAGCGGGCCCACAGGGCACTGGCCGATGCGGAGATGGCCGCGGCACTGCTGGCGCGCATGCAGCACGACCTGGCCACCCAATGGCAGGTGCCAGCGGCCGACTTTGCGCTGCTGCAGGGCCTGCAGCGCTGCGCCCTCAAAGCCCTGCCGCAATGGCTGCAGCGGCAGGCCAAGGCAATGCCCCCAACCGCCCCCACCACCACAGCGGCGCAAGCATCCCCGCAGCAAATGTGCTTGCTATTTAATTAA
- a CDS encoding radical SAM protein, with translation MTQLNTPYPSTAYLTGFLRSRGVTAFQEDLALALVLRLLSPEGLRAVAAKVDALPAKKQSPAVQSFAAQKDRYLATIGPAIAFLQGRDSTLAHRIAGRHYLPEGPRFATLDVYVDDDGGDPLGWAFGALGLTDKAKHLATLYLNDLADVLRDAVDERFEFVRYAESLAGSQPTFDPLADALAKAQVSPTLVDELLEQLTHEAIAQHRPDVVLLSVPFPGSVYAAFRIAQAIKARHPHIATVLGGGFVNTELRELADPRVFDHFDYVTLDAGERPLLALLEHLRGERGRQRLVRTFVRGDGGAVQYINMMEADIAFAEVGTPTWDGLPLDRYLSLLDMLNPMHRLWSDGRWNKLTVAHGCYWKKCSFCDVSLDYISRYEGASAEVLADRIEQIVRETGQTGFHFVDEAAPPKALKALATELIARNAGISWWGNVRFEKTFTPDLAELLADSGCIAISGGLEVASDRLLQLMKKGVSVDQVARVTKAFSDAGILVHAYLMYGFPTQTVQDTVDALEYVRQLFANGCIQSGFFHRFACTVHSPVGKNPEEYGVTLAPLPPGDFAKNDVAFIDPTGVDHDALGSALKKAIYNYMHGIGLEEDVRSWFPFKVPKTTVRRDRIERALRSSP, from the coding sequence ATGACGCAGCTGAACACGCCTTATCCCTCCACTGCCTACCTCACCGGCTTTCTGCGCTCGCGGGGGGTCACGGCGTTCCAGGAAGACCTGGCACTGGCGCTGGTGCTGCGCTTGCTCTCGCCTGAAGGGCTGCGCGCCGTGGCCGCCAAGGTGGATGCGCTGCCCGCCAAGAAGCAAAGCCCTGCCGTGCAAAGCTTTGCGGCGCAGAAGGATCGCTACCTTGCCACCATCGGCCCCGCCATTGCCTTTTTGCAGGGGCGCGACAGCACGCTGGCGCACCGCATTGCGGGCCGCCACTACCTGCCCGAGGGGCCACGCTTTGCCACGCTGGATGTGTACGTGGACGACGACGGCGGCGACCCGCTGGGCTGGGCCTTTGGCGCTTTAGGCCTGACCGACAAGGCCAAGCACCTGGCCACGCTGTACCTGAACGATCTGGCCGATGTGCTGCGCGACGCGGTGGACGAACGCTTTGAGTTTGTGCGTTATGCCGAATCATTGGCGGGCAGCCAGCCCACGTTTGACCCACTGGCCGATGCGCTGGCCAAAGCCCAGGTCTCGCCCACGCTGGTGGACGAGCTGCTGGAGCAGCTCACGCACGAGGCCATCGCACAGCACCGGCCCGATGTGGTGCTGCTGTCGGTGCCGTTCCCCGGCTCGGTGTATGCGGCGTTTCGCATTGCGCAGGCCATCAAGGCGCGGCACCCGCACATCGCCACGGTGCTGGGCGGCGGCTTTGTGAACACCGAGCTGCGCGAGCTGGCCGACCCGCGCGTGTTCGACCACTTTGACTACGTGACCCTGGACGCAGGCGAGCGCCCGCTGCTGGCCCTGCTGGAACACCTGCGCGGCGAGCGGGGGCGCCAGCGGCTGGTGCGCACCTTTGTGCGGGGCGATGGCGGGGCCGTGCAGTACATCAACATGATGGAAGCCGACATCGCCTTTGCCGAGGTGGGCACCCCCACCTGGGACGGCCTGCCGCTGGACCGCTACCTGTCGCTGCTGGACATGCTCAACCCCATGCACCGGCTGTGGAGCGATGGGCGCTGGAACAAGCTGACGGTGGCGCACGGCTGCTACTGGAAGAAGTGCAGCTTTTGCGATGTGAGCCTGGACTACATCAGCCGCTACGAGGGCGCGAGTGCCGAGGTGCTGGCCGACCGCATCGAGCAAATCGTGCGCGAGACGGGGCAGACGGGTTTTCACTTTGTGGACGAGGCCGCGCCGCCCAAGGCGCTCAAAGCGCTGGCCACCGAGCTGATTGCGCGCAACGCGGGCATCAGCTGGTGGGGCAATGTGCGGTTTGAAAAAACCTTCACGCCCGATCTGGCCGAGCTGCTGGCCGACAGCGGCTGCATTGCGATCTCCGGCGGGCTCGAAGTGGCTTCGGACCGGCTGCTGCAGCTCATGAAAAAAGGTGTGTCGGTGGACCAGGTGGCCCGGGTGACCAAGGCGTTCAGCGATGCAGGCATTTTGGTGCATGCGTACCTGATGTACGGCTTTCCCACCCAGACGGTGCAGGACACGGTGGACGCGCTCGAATACGTGCGCCAGCTGTTTGCCAACGGCTGCATTCAAAGCGGGTTCTTTCACCGCTTTGCCTGCACGGTGCATTCACCCGTGGGCAAGAACCCCGAGGAATACGGCGTGACACTGGCGCCGCTGCCGCCGGGCGACTTTGCCAAGAACGATGTGGCCTTCATCGACCCCACGGGCGTAGACCACGACGCGCTGGGCAGCGCGCTCAAAAAGGCCATCTACAACTACATGCACGGCATCGGGTTGGAAGAAGACGTGCGCAGCTGGTTCCCCTTCAAGGTGCCCAAAACAACGGTGCGGCGTGACCGCATTGAGCGGGCCTTGAGAAGCTCCCCCTGA
- the dinG gene encoding ATP-dependent DNA helicase DinG: MSSTEWAQAALQSFDAVVNATEGFRGRPGQRLMAEQVARTFSSATLGKVDEEGGEAAPTRSIAVIQAGTGVGKSLAYCAPAIALALSRGTRVLISTATVALQEQLVNKDLPALAALMPQPFKFALAKGRGRYVCKLKLDRLAGTGEAEEEGEDDLFAEEEAAARAKRPRHETEARMQFYSTMAQTLSKGAWDGDRDSLDTPPEPEVWSPVAAEGASCTGKHCPAFSQCTYYDKRKELVGAQVIVANHDLLLSSLGARVLPELDNCLLVLDEAHHLPATALDQFACSMDLSRITWIERLSSRGLRIGALLEVEEIADIPKHSAQLRQTLQDLARIVMDVYGAQLKSQPNAWGPARVRVPRGELPEQLIAPLGLLAASAEGFLDALRAISKALRAEMRDKPDEAKRLSTLYAQIGMLAPRLEELHATAQLLLQDAPEGAVPAAKWFTLEVDGDFIVVKAHASPILPGTTLRNHLWSAVRGAVLTSATLTSCGHFDFFLREAGLHGDEAATTLEVPSPFNYAAQGTLIAAETHADPKNAAQFTAEMVDALLHDIARVEYGALVLFTSREQMRQAVDALPTAMRSVVLVQNALPRTQLLKRHRERVENGEPSVIFGMQSFGEGLDLPGRLCESVFITKLPFAPPDDPVGEARAEWLRAVGRDPFSELVVPATAIRLAQWVGRAIRTEDDQAHVYCYDKRLTRTSYGQRLLKGLPPFALEQRAPL, translated from the coding sequence ATGTCTTCTACAGAGTGGGCCCAGGCGGCCCTGCAGTCGTTTGATGCGGTGGTGAACGCCACCGAAGGTTTTCGTGGCCGGCCCGGGCAGCGGCTGATGGCCGAGCAGGTGGCGCGCACGTTCAGCAGCGCCACGCTGGGCAAGGTGGATGAAGAAGGTGGCGAGGCCGCGCCCACGCGCTCCATTGCCGTTATCCAGGCGGGCACGGGTGTGGGCAAGTCGCTGGCGTACTGCGCGCCGGCCATTGCGCTGGCGCTGTCGCGCGGTACGCGGGTGTTGATCTCTACCGCCACGGTGGCGCTGCAGGAGCAGCTGGTCAACAAGGACCTGCCCGCGCTGGCCGCGCTGATGCCGCAGCCCTTCAAGTTTGCGCTGGCCAAGGGGCGCGGGCGCTATGTGTGCAAGCTCAAGCTCGACCGCCTGGCCGGCACGGGTGAGGCTGAGGAAGAAGGCGAAGACGACCTGTTTGCCGAGGAAGAAGCCGCCGCCCGCGCCAAGCGCCCCCGGCACGAGACCGAGGCGCGCATGCAGTTCTACTCGACCATGGCGCAGACGCTGTCGAAAGGCGCGTGGGATGGCGACCGCGACAGCCTGGACACGCCACCCGAGCCCGAGGTGTGGAGCCCCGTGGCGGCCGAAGGTGCATCGTGCACCGGCAAGCACTGCCCGGCCTTCAGCCAGTGCACTTATTACGACAAGCGCAAGGAGCTGGTGGGCGCGCAGGTCATCGTCGCTAACCACGATTTGCTGCTGTCGTCGCTGGGCGCACGCGTGCTGCCCGAGTTGGACAACTGCCTCTTGGTGCTGGACGAAGCCCACCACCTTCCCGCCACGGCGCTAGACCAGTTTGCTTGCAGCATGGATTTGTCGCGCATCACCTGGATCGAGCGCCTGTCGAGCCGGGGCCTGCGCATTGGTGCGCTGCTGGAGGTGGAGGAGATTGCCGACATCCCCAAACATTCGGCCCAATTGCGGCAGACGCTGCAAGACCTGGCGCGCATCGTGATGGACGTGTATGGCGCGCAGCTCAAAAGCCAGCCCAACGCCTGGGGCCCGGCGCGTGTGCGCGTGCCGCGTGGCGAGCTGCCTGAACAACTCATTGCCCCGCTGGGCCTGCTGGCCGCAAGTGCCGAGGGCTTTCTCGACGCCCTGCGCGCCATCAGCAAGGCGCTGCGCGCCGAGATGCGCGACAAGCCCGACGAGGCCAAGCGCCTGTCCACGCTGTACGCACAAATCGGCATGCTGGCCCCGCGCCTGGAAGAGCTGCACGCCACGGCGCAACTGCTGCTGCAGGATGCGCCCGAGGGCGCGGTACCGGCGGCCAAATGGTTCACGCTGGAGGTGGATGGCGACTTCATTGTGGTCAAGGCCCACGCCAGCCCCATCCTGCCCGGCACTACGCTGCGCAACCACCTGTGGAGTGCGGTGCGCGGTGCGGTGCTCACATCGGCCACGCTCACCAGCTGCGGGCACTTTGACTTCTTCTTGCGCGAGGCGGGCCTACATGGCGACGAGGCCGCAACCACACTCGAAGTGCCAAGCCCCTTCAACTACGCAGCGCAGGGCACGCTGATTGCTGCAGAGACGCATGCCGACCCAAAGAACGCCGCGCAGTTCACCGCCGAGATGGTGGACGCGCTGCTGCACGACATTGCCCGCGTGGAATACGGCGCGCTGGTGCTGTTCACCTCACGCGAGCAAATGCGCCAGGCCGTGGATGCGCTGCCCACCGCCATGCGCAGCGTGGTGCTGGTGCAAAACGCGCTGCCGCGCACGCAGCTGCTCAAGCGCCACCGTGAGCGCGTGGAGAACGGCGAGCCCTCGGTCATCTTCGGCATGCAGTCGTTTGGCGAGGGGCTGGATTTGCCCGGGCGCCTGTGCGAATCGGTCTTCATCACCAAGCTGCCCTTTGCCCCGCCCGACGACCCGGTGGGCGAGGCCCGCGCCGAATGGCTGCGCGCCGTGGGGCGCGACCCGTTCAGCGAGCTGGTAGTGCCCGCCACGGCCATCCGCCTCGCGCAATGGGTGGGCCGCGCCATCCGCACCGAAGACGACCAGGCCCATGTGTACTGCTACGACAAACGCCTGACGCGCACTAGCTATGGACAGCGGCTGCTTAAAGGCTTGCCACCGTTTGCGCTGGAGCAACGCGCGCCTCTTTGA
- a CDS encoding M28 family peptidase, whose protein sequence is MRVHPFVVRLVQSVLRIGAAVVGVLAVVACAVLVMTTMPLHSHRGALPALTPQESALADRLRAHVSTVAQQEHNLRNPAALESVATYLEQQLAAMGYGVERQEYTVAGKPVRNLQALLPSRTAPGQRTVVVGAHYDSAHHTPGANDNATGTAAVLELARSLRNQGDTSADILFVLYTNEEPPYFKTPLMGSQVHAKALAAQNTRVVAMLSLETMGYYSDVAGSQKYPWPLSLLYPSEGHFIAFVGATGDLGLVRTVVRSFRSHTSFPSEGIAAPRFIPGVDYSDHAAYIDAGYPALMVTDTAPYRYPHYHSSQDTPDKVDFERLARVVSGVERVVTELARQAP, encoded by the coding sequence ATGCGAGTTCACCCGTTTGTGGTCCGTCTTGTGCAAAGTGTGCTGCGCATTGGCGCCGCAGTGGTGGGCGTGTTGGCTGTGGTGGCCTGTGCCGTGCTGGTGATGACCACCATGCCGCTGCACTCCCACCGGGGCGCATTGCCCGCCCTGACGCCGCAGGAATCAGCGCTGGCCGACCGCTTGCGCGCCCATGTATCCACCGTCGCCCAGCAAGAGCACAACTTGCGCAACCCTGCGGCGTTGGAATCAGTGGCCACGTATTTGGAGCAGCAACTCGCTGCCATGGGCTATGGGGTCGAGCGGCAGGAATACACCGTGGCGGGCAAGCCGGTGCGCAACCTGCAGGCCCTGTTGCCCAGCCGCACGGCCCCAGGCCAGCGCACCGTGGTGGTGGGCGCGCATTACGACTCTGCCCACCACACCCCTGGCGCCAATGACAACGCCACGGGCACTGCGGCTGTGCTGGAGCTGGCCCGCAGCCTGCGCAATCAGGGGGACACCTCTGCCGACATCCTGTTTGTGCTCTACACCAACGAAGAGCCACCCTATTTCAAAACCCCTTTGATGGGGAGCCAGGTCCATGCCAAAGCCCTGGCGGCACAAAACACCCGCGTGGTCGCCATGTTGTCGCTGGAGACCATGGGCTATTACTCAGACGTAGCGGGTTCGCAAAAGTACCCATGGCCTCTGAGCCTGCTCTACCCCTCAGAGGGCCATTTCATCGCCTTTGTGGGGGCCACGGGCGACCTGGGCCTGGTGCGCACAGTGGTGCGCTCGTTTCGCTCGCACACCTCTTTTCCGTCGGAGGGCATTGCGGCGCCCCGGTTCATCCCTGGGGTGGACTATTCGGACCATGCGGCCTACATCGACGCGGGTTACCCCGCACTCATGGTGACGGACACGGCGCCCTACCGCTACCCGCACTACCACAGCAGCCAAGACACTCCCGACAAGGTCGATTTCGAGCGCCTGGCGCGCGTGGTGTCGGGCGTGGAGCGCGTGGTGACTGAACTGGCCCGGCAAGCGCCATAG
- a CDS encoding macro domain-containing protein: MTYPPLQDAAPQVPVVRVVQGDLLSQDVDVIVNAWNRNIIPWWLLVPQGVSGAIKRRAGYQPFRELARHGPMPLGSAVLTAAGRLPYQGIIHVAGISMWWVASQQSIQKSVQSAMAVVHQHRIASVAFPVIGGGTGGAQADQALQWMQEVFNTTPTQAEVRVVRYSPQ; this comes from the coding sequence ATGACATACCCACCGCTTCAAGATGCTGCACCCCAGGTGCCCGTGGTACGGGTGGTGCAAGGCGACTTGCTGAGCCAGGATGTGGATGTCATCGTCAACGCCTGGAACCGCAACATCATCCCGTGGTGGTTGCTGGTGCCGCAAGGCGTTTCCGGGGCCATCAAGCGCCGGGCGGGGTATCAGCCTTTTCGTGAGTTGGCACGCCATGGCCCCATGCCGCTGGGCAGCGCCGTGCTCACCGCTGCGGGGCGCTTACCGTACCAGGGCATCATCCATGTGGCGGGTATCAGCATGTGGTGGGTGGCCTCGCAGCAGTCGATCCAGAAATCGGTGCAATCCGCCATGGCGGTGGTCCATCAACACCGCATCGCCTCTGTGGCATTTCCGGTGATTGGCGGCGGCACCGGCGGGGCACAAGCCGACCAGGCCTTGCAATGGATGCAAGAGGTCTTCAACACCACACCCACTCAGGCAGAGGTCAGGGTGGTGAGGTATTCACCGCAGTAA
- a CDS encoding zinc ribbon domain-containing protein YjdM, with protein sequence MPNTVPACPQCGLENTYPDGTNYVCPDCAHEWPQVADTAESDASDAGDGVVRDANGNPLADGDAVILVKDLKVKGSSSSLKKGTKIKSIRLVDGADGHNVDCKTDLGSMLLKSEFLKKA encoded by the coding sequence ATGCCCAACACCGTGCCTGCCTGCCCCCAATGCGGCCTGGAGAACACCTACCCCGATGGCACCAACTACGTGTGCCCCGACTGCGCCCATGAATGGCCCCAGGTGGCCGACACCGCCGAATCCGATGCCAGCGACGCTGGCGACGGCGTGGTGCGCGACGCCAACGGCAACCCGCTGGCCGATGGCGACGCGGTGATCCTGGTAAAAGACCTCAAGGTCAAGGGCTCGTCGTCTTCGCTCAAAAAGGGCACCAAGATCAAGAGCATCCGCCTGGTCGACGGCGCAGACGGCCACAACGTGGACTGCAAGACCGACCTGGGCAGCATGTTGCTGAAGTCGGAGTTTTTGAAGAAGGCCTGA
- a CDS encoding MBL fold metallo-hydrolase has protein sequence MPRRLSRVWTIATVLIGALAMAVATSSCTTFHATTHTENALQEGGKYRNAKPRQSLGAAKTAKVLWNFATGKDADTVPRAPIPVYPVLRTDLLAAPDGSLWRLGHSTMLLKVGGQFWLTDPVFSERASPFQFMGPKRFHAPPISIDELPPIEGVVLSHDHYDHLDYSAIQKLAPKVAHFITPLGVGDRLIGWGVPAAKVQQLDWWQSTTVGALELTATPAQHFSGRGLTDSDRTLWASWVLRVVGAGDGGESSSSGLRVFFSGDSGYFDGFKAIGERFGPFDLTMVETGAYNKDWPDVHMQPEESLQAHLDLKGRYLMPIHNGTFDLSLHPWTEPFERITALAEAAQVPLVAPVMGERIDLRQPTLSRHWWRSVQATQPSAAQAPALVAPASL, from the coding sequence ATGCCCCGCCGTCTTTCCCGGGTCTGGACCATCGCCACCGTCTTGATCGGAGCCCTTGCCATGGCCGTTGCCACGTCGTCCTGCACCACCTTCCATGCCACCACGCACACCGAAAACGCGCTGCAAGAGGGCGGCAAGTACCGCAATGCCAAGCCGCGCCAGTCGCTGGGGGCGGCCAAGACAGCCAAGGTGCTGTGGAACTTTGCGACGGGCAAAGATGCCGATACTGTGCCCCGGGCCCCCATCCCCGTGTATCCGGTACTGCGCACCGACCTGCTGGCCGCGCCCGATGGCAGCCTGTGGCGCCTGGGGCACTCCACCATGCTGCTGAAGGTGGGCGGGCAGTTCTGGCTGACGGACCCTGTGTTTTCCGAGCGTGCTTCGCCCTTCCAGTTCATGGGCCCCAAGCGCTTTCACGCCCCACCCATCAGCATTGACGAGCTGCCCCCCATCGAAGGCGTGGTGCTGTCGCACGACCATTACGACCACCTGGACTACAGCGCCATCCAGAAGCTCGCGCCCAAGGTGGCGCACTTCATCACCCCGCTGGGCGTGGGCGACCGGCTCATCGGCTGGGGCGTGCCTGCGGCCAAGGTGCAGCAGCTCGATTGGTGGCAGAGCACCACCGTGGGCGCGCTGGAGCTGACGGCCACGCCCGCGCAGCATTTCTCAGGCCGGGGCCTGACGGACAGCGACCGCACGCTGTGGGCTTCGTGGGTGCTGCGTGTGGTGGGGGCTGGCGACGGTGGTGAATCCTCCTCCAGCGGCTTGCGCGTGTTTTTCAGCGGCGACTCAGGCTACTTCGACGGCTTCAAAGCCATCGGCGAGCGCTTTGGCCCGTTTGATTTGACGATGGTGGAAACCGGGGCCTACAACAAGGACTGGCCCGACGTGCACATGCAGCCCGAAGAAAGCCTGCAGGCCCACCTGGACCTCAAGGGCCGCTACCTCATGCCCATCCACAACGGCACGTTCGACCTGTCGCTGCACCCCTGGACGGAGCCCTTTGAGCGCATTACCGCCCTGGCCGAAGCCGCCCAGGTGCCCCTGGTAGCGCCAGTGATGGGCGAGCGCATTGACCTGCGCCAACCGACCTTGTCGCGCCACTGGTGGCGCAGCGTGCAGGCCACGCAGCCCAGCGCAGCGCAGGCCCCAGCGCTGGTGGCCCCGGCGTCTTTATGA
- a CDS encoding TetR/AcrR family transcriptional regulator: MSAQPSPTRLTDRKRDAIVQAAIEEFRQHGFNGTSMDRVAAAAEVSKRTVYNHFPSKEDLFEAILMLMWERSRSPEELVYDAHQPLRGQLLALLGHKMRLLDDASFIDLSRVAMADMMHTPERARAIATKLSAKEEGLPRWLRSAQQDGRLRPGMDVAYAANLLQGMIKAFAFWPQLAMGQPPLTPAQQAQVMGDAVDMFLGLYAVAECPVQAAAQSTPGKAPPRPRKPRASP; encoded by the coding sequence ATGAGTGCCCAGCCTTCCCCCACCCGCCTGACGGACCGCAAGCGCGATGCCATCGTGCAAGCCGCCATTGAGGAGTTTCGCCAGCACGGCTTCAACGGCACCAGCATGGACCGCGTAGCCGCAGCGGCCGAGGTCTCCAAACGCACGGTGTACAACCACTTCCCCAGCAAGGAAGACCTGTTCGAGGCCATCCTGATGCTGATGTGGGAGCGCAGCCGCTCGCCCGAGGAGCTGGTGTACGACGCCCACCAACCGCTGCGGGGCCAGCTGCTGGCGTTGCTGGGCCACAAGATGCGCCTGCTGGACGACGCCAGCTTCATCGACCTCAGCCGCGTGGCCATGGCCGACATGATGCACACGCCCGAGCGCGCACGCGCCATCGCCACCAAGCTCTCGGCCAAAGAGGAAGGCCTGCCGCGCTGGCTGCGCTCCGCCCAGCAAGACGGGCGCCTGCGCCCCGGTATGGATGTGGCCTACGCCGCCAACTTGCTGCAGGGCATGATCAAGGCCTTTGCCTTCTGGCCCCAGCTGGCCATGGGCCAGCCGCCCCTCACACCCGCACAGCAGGCGCAGGTGATGGGCGATGCGGTGGACATGTTTTTGGGGCTGTATGCCGTGGCCGAATGCCCAGTGCAGGCCGCAGCCCAGTCGACCCCTGGCAAGGCACCGCCCCGCCCACGCAAACCCCGCGCATCGCCCTGA
- a CDS encoding ankyrin repeat domain-containing protein, with product MEYTTRFTLVCHHTDDADALYAAFSAPSGEALEDSIKAFFASRKVAIYPPDGMGFDHCERAGLVIDAAFTSGSTHADEFIGPLSRVCHALHADLRDDEIARTMEYGFVHGKKKPPADVVALMKTLAPVAQLGRVGRTIAATDRAENDPSYALTVAIGLSKNAATVQALLEKGADPNSKLPSGTSCLNRAVTKKNAKIVQLLLLHGADPNLPHKGYPNLYEACRFSAPKIVDLLLQHGADPNVRNAGVSEHSYPIEIAIYYHQSKAVQSLLAQGAKTTGMPKMCNLLDLNAGYFHDNHSGHLLEKRAIFELLVQDPVHQADLVQRRDHLVGLLHKGFEPMHKTPKDRADFDALLAYMGAAT from the coding sequence ATGGAATACACGACGCGATTCACCTTGGTTTGCCATCACACCGACGATGCCGATGCGCTCTATGCAGCGTTCAGCGCCCCATCTGGCGAGGCGCTGGAGGACTCCATCAAGGCCTTTTTTGCCAGCCGCAAGGTCGCCATCTACCCGCCGGATGGCATGGGGTTTGACCATTGCGAGCGTGCAGGCCTGGTGATCGATGCGGCCTTCACCTCGGGCTCTACGCATGCGGACGAGTTCATTGGGCCGTTGTCTAGGGTGTGCCACGCGCTGCATGCCGACCTGCGCGATGACGAGATTGCGCGCACCATGGAATACGGCTTTGTGCATGGCAAGAAGAAGCCGCCTGCCGACGTGGTGGCCCTGATGAAGACGCTGGCCCCCGTGGCGCAACTGGGGCGCGTGGGCCGCACCATTGCTGCAACTGACCGTGCAGAGAACGACCCCAGCTATGCGCTGACGGTGGCCATAGGCCTCTCCAAGAACGCAGCCACTGTGCAGGCCTTGCTCGAAAAGGGGGCCGATCCCAACAGCAAGCTGCCCTCTGGCACCTCGTGCCTGAACCGGGCGGTGACCAAGAAGAACGCCAAGATCGTGCAACTGCTGCTGCTGCATGGCGCCGACCCCAACCTGCCGCACAAGGGCTATCCCAACCTGTATGAAGCCTGCCGCTTTTCAGCGCCCAAAATTGTGGATCTGCTGCTGCAGCACGGTGCCGATCCGAACGTGCGCAACGCTGGTGTTTCAGAGCACAGTTACCCCATAGAGATTGCCATCTACTACCACCAGTCCAAAGCCGTGCAGTCGCTGCTGGCCCAGGGGGCCAAGACCACGGGCATGCCCAAGATGTGCAACTTGCTGGATTTGAACGCGGGGTATTTCCACGACAACCACAGTGGCCACCTGCTGGAAAAGCGGGCTATCTTTGAGCTGCTGGTGCAAGACCCTGTGCACCAGGCAGACCTGGTGCAGCGGCGCGACCACCTGGTGGGGCTGCTGCACAAAGGCTTTGAGCCGATGCACAAGACGCCCAAGGACCGGGCGGACTTTGACGCCCTGCTGGCCTACATGGGTGCAGCAACCTGA
- a CDS encoding gamma carbonic anhydrase family protein: MPLEPYLDTAPQLGHNVFVHASAQVIGDVQLGDDSSVWCNAVLRGDVNRITVGRCSNVQDLTMGHVSHRNASKPEGSPLVIGDYVTVGHSVILHGCRIGNECLIGMGSIVMDDAVIEDRVMLGAGSLVSPGKVLESGYLYIGRPAVRQRALTEAEIAYLKYSAEHYVRVKNNYLAGPPGTAMVPPAPPASKG, translated from the coding sequence ATGCCCCTTGAACCGTACCTCGACACCGCGCCCCAGTTGGGCCATAACGTCTTCGTCCATGCCAGCGCGCAAGTGATTGGCGATGTGCAACTGGGCGATGACAGCTCGGTGTGGTGCAACGCCGTGCTGCGCGGCGATGTGAACCGCATCACCGTGGGCCGCTGCAGCAATGTGCAAGACCTGACCATGGGCCATGTTTCGCACCGCAACGCCAGCAAGCCCGAAGGATCGCCGCTGGTGATTGGCGACTACGTCACGGTGGGCCACTCGGTCATCCTGCACGGCTGCCGCATTGGCAACGAATGCCTCATCGGCATGGGCTCCATCGTGATGGACGACGCCGTGATCGAAGACCGCGTGATGCTGGGCGCTGGCAGCCTGGTCTCACCCGGCAAGGTGCTGGAAAGCGGCTACCTCTACATCGGCCGCCCGGCGGTGCGCCAGCGGGCGCTAACGGAGGCTGAGATCGCTTATCTGAAGTACTCGGCTGAGCACTATGTGCGGGTGAAGAACAACTATCTGGCGGGCCCACCGGGTACAGCCATGGTGCCGCCTGCGCCACCTGCCAGCAAGGGATAA